One window from the genome of Vicugna pacos chromosome 21, VicPac4, whole genome shotgun sequence encodes:
- the TXNIP gene encoding thioredoxin-interacting protein translates to MVMFKKIKSFEVVFNDPEKVYGSGEKVAGRVIVEVCEVTRVKAVRILACGVAKVLWMQGSQQCKQTLDYLRYEDTLLLDDQPTGENEMVIMRPGNKYEYKFGFELPEGPLGTSFKGKYGCVDYWVKAFLDRPSQPTQETKKNFEVMDLVDVNTPDLMAPVSAKKEKKVSCMFIPDGRVSVSARIDRKGFCEGDEISIHADFENTCSRIVIPKAAIVARHTYLANGQTKVLTQKLSSVRGNHIISGTCASWRGKSLRVQKIRPSILGCNILRVEYSLLIYVSVPGSKKVILDLPLVIGGRSGLSSRTSSMASRTSSEMSWVDLNIPDTPEAPPCYMDIIPEDHRLESPTTPLLDDTDGSQDSPIFMYAPEFKFMPPPTYTEVDPSILNNNVQ, encoded by the exons ATGGTGATGTTCAAAAAGATCAAGTCTTTTGAAGTGGTCTTCAACGACCCTGAAAAGGTGTACGGCAGTGGGGAGAAGGTGGCTGGCCGGGTGATAGTGGAGGTCTGTGAAGTCACTCGAGTCAAAGCTGTCAGGATCCTGGCTTGCGGAGTGGCCAAAGTCCTCTGGATGCAGGGATCCCAGCAGTGCAAACAGACCTTGGACTACCTGCGCTACGAAGACACGCTTCTCCTGGACGACCAGCCAACAG GTGAGAATGAGATGGTGATCATGAGACCTGGAAACAAATATGAATACAAGTTCGGCTTTGAGCTTCCTGAAGG GCCTCTGGGAACATCTTTCAAAGGAAAATATGGGTGTGTAGACTACTGGGTGAAGGCTTTTCTTGATCGCCCCAGCCAGCCAActcaagagacaaagaaaaacttTGAAGTGATGGATCTAGTCGATGTCAACACCCCCGATTTAATG GCACCTGTGTCTgctaaaaaggagaagaaagtttCCTGCATGTTCATTCCTGATGGCCGGGTGTCTGTCTCTGCCCGAATTGACAGAAAAGGATTCTGTGAAG GTGATGAGATTTCCATACATGCTGACTTTGAGAATACATGTTCCCGCATTGTGATTCCCAAAGCTGCCATTGTAGCCCGTCACACTTACCTTGCCAATGGCCAAACCAAGGTGCTGACGCAGAAGTTGTCATCGGTCAGAGGCAATCATATTATCTCAGGAACCTGTGCATCATGGCGTGGCAAGAGCCTTCGGGTGCAGAAGATCAGACCTTCTATCCTGGGCTGCAACATCCTTCGAGTTGAATACTCCTTACTG ATCTATGTTAGCGTCCCTGGCTCCAAGAAAGTCATTCTTGACCTGCCCCTGGTAATCGGCGGCAGGTCAGGCCTCAGCAGCCGGACATCCAGCATGGCCAGCCGAACCAGCTCTGAGATGAGTTGGGTAGATCTAAACATCCCTGATACCCCAGAAG ctcctcctTGCTATATGGATATCATTCCTGAAGATCACCGATTGGAGAGCCCCACCACTCCTCTGCTAGATGACACAGATGGTTCTCAAGATAGCCCTATTTTTATGTATGCTCCTGAGTTTAAGTTCATGCCACCACCTACTTACACTGAG gtGGATCCCAGCATTCTGAACAACAATGTGCAGTGA
- the ANKRD34A gene encoding ankyrin repeat domain-containing protein 34A codes for MLHTEGHALLRAVGQGKLRLARLLLEGGAYVNEGDAQGETALMAACRARYDDPQNKARMVRYLLEQGADPNIADRLGRTALMHACAGGGGAAVASLLLAHGADPSVRDHAGASALVHALDRGDRETLATLLDACKAKGTEVIIITTDTSPSGTKKTRQYLNSPPSPGVEDPAPAPPSPGVCTSPSEIQLQTAGGGGRGLLSPRAQEEEEKRDVFEFPLPKPPDDPSPSEPLPKPPRHPPKPLKRLNSEPWGLVAPPQPVPPAEGRPGIERLTAEFNGLTLTGRPRLSRRHSTEGPEDPPPWAEKVTGGGPLSRRNTAPEAQESGPPSGLRQKLSRMEPVELDTPGNLCPDSPECSRLSLERRRYSASPLSLPPAGSAPSPRQSQESLPGAVSPLSGRRRSPGLLERRGSGTLLLDHIAQTRPGFLPPLNVSPHPPIPDIRPQPGGRAPSLPAPPQAGAPGSPRTKRKLVRRHSMQTEQIRLLGGFQSLGGPGEPGR; via the coding sequence ATGCTGCACACCGAGGGCCACGCTCTTCTTCGGGCCGTGGGTCAGGGTAAGCTACGCTTGGCCCGTTTGCTTCTGGAGGGGGGCGCCTACGTGAATGAGGGTGATGCCCAAGGGGAGACTGCGCTAATGGCAGCCTGTCGGGCCCGCTACGACGACCCCCAGAACAAGGCGCGCATGGTACGCTACCTCCTGGAGCAAGGCGCGGACCCCAACATCGCAGATCGCCTAGGACGCACGGCCCTCATGCACGCTTGCGCGGGCGGTGGGGGCGCCGCCGTGGCCTCTCTGCTTCTTGCCCATGGCGCAGACCCCTCAGTCCGAGATCACGCGGGCGCCTCGGCGCTTGTCCACGCCCTGGACCGCGGGGATCGCGAGACCCTTGCCACGCTGCTGGACGCCTGTAAGGCCAAAGGCACGGaggtcatcatcatcaccaccgaCACCTCGCCCTCGGGCACCAAGAAGACCCGGCAGTATCTCAATTCCCCACCGTCCCCGGGGGTAGAGGACCCAGCTCCCGCTCCTCCTAGCCCAGGGGTCTGCACGTCGCCTTCGGAAATCCAGCTGCAGAccgcaggaggaggaggacggggGTTGTTATCCCCTCGCgcccaggaagaagaggagaagcgGGACGTATTTGAATTCCCTCTTCCTAAACCCCCCGATGACCCCTCCCCTTCTGAGCCACTCCCCAAACCACCCCGTCATCCTCCAAAACCACTCAaaaggctcaactccgagccctGGGGCCTAGTGGCGCCTCCTCAACCGGTCCCACCCGCCGAAGGGAGGCCGGGGATCGAGCGCCTGACCGCCGAATTCAACGGCCTGACCCTGACAGGTCGACCGCGTCTTTCCAGACGTCACAGCACTGAAGGCCCAGAGGACCCGCCCCCGTGGGCGGAGAAAGTGACGGGTGGGGGTCCTCTCTCGCGCCGAAACACCGCGCCAGAAGCTCAGGAGTCTGGCCCTCCTTCCGGGCTGAGACAGAAACTGAGCCGCATGGAGCCTGTGGAGCTCGATACCCCCGGAAATCTTTGCCCCGACTCGCCGGAGTGCAGCCGCTTGTCCCTGGAGCGCCGCCGATACAGCGCCTCCCCGCTGAGCCTCCCACCAGCCGGCTCGGCTCCCTCCCCGCGCCAGTCCCAAGAgagtctgcctggggctgtgtctcCACTCAGCGGGCGGAGGCGGAGTCCAGGGCTGCTGGAGCGGAGGGGCTCGGGGACGTTGCTCCTGGACCACATCGCCCAAACGCGGCCTGGTTTCCTGCCCCCGCTCAATGtcagcccccaccctcccatTCCCGACATTCGCCCCCAACCCGGAGGTCGGGCGCCTTCGCTGCCCGCCCCTCCCCAGGCAGGGGCGCCAGGCTCTCCCAGGACCAAGCGCAAGTTGGTGAGGCGCCACTCCATGCAGACTGAGCAGATCCGCCTGCTAGGGGGCTTCCAGAGTCTAGGCGGGCCTGGGGAGCCCGGCCGCTGA
- the POLR3GL gene encoding DNA-directed RNA polymerase III subunit RPC7-like: protein MASRGGGRGRGRGQLTFSVEAVGIGKGDALPPPTLQPSPLFPPLEFRPVPLPSGEEGEYVLALKQELRGAMRQLPYFIRPAVPKRDVERYSDKYQMSGPIDNAIDWNPDWRRLPRELKIRVRKLQKERTTILLPKRPPKTTEDKEDTIQKLETLEKKEEEVTSEEDEEKEEEEEKEEEEEEEYDEEEHEEETDYIMSYFDNGEDFGGDSDDNMDEAIY from the exons ATGGCCAgccggggcgggggccggggtcGCGGCCGAGGCCAGCTGACCTTCAGCGTGGAGGCTGTGGGCATTGGCAAGGGGGATGCCTtgcccccacccaccctgcagccttctcctctcttccct CCCTTGGAGTTCCGCCCAGTGCCTCTGCCCtcgggagaggaaggggaatatGTCCTGGCACTGAAGCAGGAGCTACGAGGGGCCATGAGGCAGCTCCCCTACTTCATTCGGCCTGCTGTCCCCAAGAGAG ATGTGGAGCGTTACTCGGACAAATATCAGATGTCAGGGCCAATTGACAATGCCATCGACTGGAACCCAG ATTGGCGACGTCTACCCCGAGAGCTAAAGATCCGAGTAAGGAAGCTACAGAAGGAGC GGACCACCATTCTGCTCCCCAAGAGGCCCCCTAAGACCACAGAAGATAAGGAGGACACAATACAGAAACTAGAG ACcctggagaagaaggaggaggaagtgacttcagaggaagatgaggagaaagaagaagaagaagagaaggaagaggaggaggaggaggagtatgacGAAGAGGAGCATGAGGAG gaAACTGATTACATCATGTCATATTTTGACAATGGAGAGGACTTTGGGGGTGACAGTGATGACAATATGGATGAGGCTATATACTGA